Genomic segment of Leopardus geoffroyi isolate Oge1 chromosome B2, O.geoffroyi_Oge1_pat1.0, whole genome shotgun sequence:
cctcctccctgtttCTTCACCCCATGATTATTTGACAATATCTGGAGCCAATTATGGTTCTCACACTAGGGATTTCCTCTGACAAtgagtgggtagaggccagggaggctggtAAACAGCCTACTATGTCCAGAACAGGCCTCCCCAATCCACAACTACAAAAATGATGTGGCCCAAAATGTCTATATAGTGCTGAGGCTGAAAACTGCTTTATACTGTACTACTTCTAACATTTCTACACTCACACTTTATATACACACTCATCCTCCAATTTAGTATTCCATGGTTAATTTTAGCTTGTTTCATTACTAGACAGTTGCACAAATTCACCGCCTTTTGTGTTGAATCCATTCATTCAAAGCAAGTGcaactcttcatttttattttttgctttaagcCAAGTTTTTCAATATTTCACAAGCTTTTGCTCATTACATCTTTATCGACTTTCAACAACttgcatttttaagttttaactaGTGGTGACTGACACAAATATTTTCCAGTACAATGCCTCATATTTCTGCAGTAATTCTATTTTCTAGACCATTGATGATATCAGAAGCTTCCATTTAtccatattacttttttttaatgtttattttattgttgagagagagagagcacaagcaggggagacagagacagaacctgaaacaggctcccggctctgagctgtaagcacagagcccaatgtggggctcaaacctacaaacagtgagatcatgacctgagctgaagtcaggcacaaccgactgagccacccagacctcCCTATCCCTCACTTTTAACCACAGGGTTATTCTTTAACTCTTTTGGCATtgtcaaatgacaaaactaaatCAATTTAGTAAACTATGTGATATCCTTTATTCAAGGCAAAATAATCCATGGATGGGGGAGTAAAGTGACTCACAAACTGTGGAGCACTTTCCCCAAGGGATTTGAACATTTATAGAGCATTAGAAGAGGGAACATGGAGACAGTGCATGATTGGCTAGAAGGTTAGGGATTTCCTTGTAAGGTGAGCAGGTGTGACTTTCCAAAGTCAGGTAAGCTAGCTAAACCTAAGTTGGAGAATTGTGATTGGTATCTGTTAAGGTTGCTTGACAGGTGTTTCCTGTAAGTGCAGGATGACTTAAGTTTAGATTTGGGATGTGAGTGAGATGCTGGGGTGGCCTCCATTTTATGGGTCCTGataaagaaattaactttattttcacaGCTAAATTACATACAGACAAAAACACCAAatctatatacatttatatcatatatatctatGCTTACACATATTAAAGCTACAGAATCACAAGTAAGAGCTCTGAGACACATTTGACTCCTTAATTCATCAGATCATATTTGCCGTATGAATtttggcacaaaaaaaaaaaaaaaaaaaaaaacttgattttcTAAGCTTCCTGGATTTAGAAATTCGGAAGTGGGATTGTGACCCTGTATTAGGATCACAGTTTTACTCTCCTTAAAACTCTTCATAGTTTcccattatatgtaatataaagtCAAAATCCTAATATCACCTTCAGGCTTTAAGTGCCCAGCCCCATGTGATTTCTCGTTTCCTACTCTCCTTTCCTaatcctttccctttcctcctctcactGTCTGTGCTTCAGTGAACTCTTTTCTTCTGGTTTCCCAAGCAAATTCACCATCAGCTCTTTCAGGCTTTTGCACATTGTATTACCCTTACCTGaaatgtgtcttcctttctcccaaacacacacacacacacacacacacacacacacacacacaccctgtcgCTCACATCTACTTACTCCTTCCTGTCACATCCTAAACATCCCCCTTGAGACCACCTGTCTGGCACCCTAAGGAAACGCAGATCATCCAGTTATCCCCTGCTCTAGAACTGCAGGCTTGTCTTGTGACATTTCTCACCCCAGGTAAAGTCCTGCCTGGCTGGGTTTTGTCTATCACTTTCCATAAATTTTAAGCCCTGCAAGTGGAGGAGATGTGGGGCTGTTTCCCTTCTCTGGGTTCGCAGGGGCGGCAGGGGCCTGAGCCAGCTCAGCCCAGACcaagtgtggggtgggggtgggggagggggacgcaGGTGGGACTTGTGTGAGGCCAGGAAAGGGCTGTGGGAGGCGAGGAGAGAGGTGGGTGTCCATCGGGAGGAGGCGTCCAGGAGGAGGCGGTGAGGGGCAAATCCTCAGGCTGGGAGGTCCAGCTCTGAGCCCGGGACCCAGTGACCCTGAGTGGCTCCCAGGAGAGGGGTcacctccccgcctccctccgcGCCGCcggcagaggagagaagagccgtgggtggtggtggtttggGGGTGCGGGTGGGGCCCCGAGGGTTGGCGGTGTCAGTGTCTTCCAGGAGCCCACAGGTGACCGGGTCGCCCTGTCCCCACAGCACATTTCTTAACCATGTGGAAGTTCGAGTGTCATTTCACCAACGGGACAGAGCGGGTGCGATTCCTGGCCAGATATTTCTATAACCGGGAGGAGTTAGCTCGCTTTGACAACGAAGTGGGGGAGTACCGAGCGGTATCAGAGCTGGGGCGGCCAGCCGCCAAGTACTGGAATGGGCAGAAGGAAGTCCTGGAGCGGAAGCGGACAGCGGTGGACCGGTTCTGCAGACACAACTACGGTGTTGGTGAGAGCTTCACGGTGCAGCGGCGaggtgagcggggcaggggggctgggggcggccGGGGCTGCGCGTGTGCGACTGTGAGACAGAGACTGGGTCCCAGTGAGCCTACAGGGTGTTGAGCAAGTGCACGTTACGGGAATCCCTGCGAGAGTGCGACGTCAGGGAGTGTGGTGTGCCTTTATGACTGTGGGGACAGCGTGGTTGTGTCCTTGTGTGACTGTGGGGAGGGCGTGGATGTGCCCGTGTGTGACTCTGGGGACCATGTGGTTGTGACCATGTGGACAGTGTGCTGTGTCCGTGTGTGATTGTGAGGACAGTGTGGGAGGGGTGCCCTGTGatgtgagggggacagagaatgggTGTGAGGGGGGCTGTGGGCCTagatgtgggggcagggagggagcgtgtgtggggagagggagcagaggggggTGTCAGGCATCCTTGGTGGCCTCTGAGGCAGAGGTTAGACAGTACAGGGGCTGGAGGTGGTGGACTGACTGGGGCAGGTCATTGGAGACATGGAGAAGGCAGAGGACAGTGTCTCCAGTTGGGGGTGAACGTTTACCAGAAGTCGGATGAGGATAGAAAAGAGTGGGGAGAATGCGAGGCCAGTCACACTCTGTTTCTGACATGTgtgcccttctttctttttttcttaatttttttttcattcagtgttgttgacatacaatgtttcattagtttcaggtgtaaaacataacACCTTTGACAAGTTATACACTAATCAGTGCCCAGCACAAAtgtaccatctgtcaccatacgtgACTATTACAGTGTCATTGACTATAGTCTTTGTGTCGTGCCTTCTGTTCCCATGGTTTACTCatctcataactggaagcctgaatctcccactccccttcacacATTTTGCCCATTGCCCACCTCCTTTCTgtttggcaaccatcagttctctgtatttccaggcgtgattctgctttttgtttgtttattcacgtggtttttttagattcctcatgagtgaaatcatacggtatttgtctttatgagtctgacttagttcacttagcataataccctctaggtccacccgTGTTATCCAAATGGCAAGAATCCCATTTTTTATGGTtgtgtaatactccattgtatatatgtaccacatcctccttatccattcttctattgatggacacttaggttgtttccatatcttggctattttaaataatgttgcaataaacataggagtgtatatatctttttgaattagtgtttttattttcatcagatacctaggagtgaaattattagattatatggtatttctaatttttttttttttttttgaggatgctCCATACTCtgttctacagtggctgcaccaatttgcattcccataaaCAGTGTATGgggagttcctttttctccaaatccttgacaacacttgtaACTTCTGATCTTttgtattttagccattctgaatggtgtaatgtaatatttcattgtggttttgatttgcatttccttgatgattggtgatgttgagcatcttttcatgtgtctgttagccatctgtatgtgttcCTTGGGAAatgtctgcccattttttaatcagatttttttaagattttaattttttttaagattgtttattcttgagtaatctctatacccatcatgaggctcaaactcacaatcccaagatcaagtgttgcaTGCCCTACTTACTGAGCCAGCCGTGCATTCaatcagatgtgtgtgtgtgtgtgtgtgtgtgtattgagtttataagctctttatatattctggatattaaccccttagagtatatataattttcaaatatcttctttcattcagtaggttgcctttttgtcttgttgatgatttccttcattgTACAAAAGGTTATTtggatatagtcccaatagttcattttccttttgtttcctttgccttgggagccatatctagaaaaatgttactatagCCAATCtctgagaaattactgcctgttctcttgtaggatttttctgttttagcaTATGCCTTTCTTAATTCTGAAAATTctgagataggggcacctgggtggctcaatcagttaagcatccaactttggttcaggtcatgatctctcagtgagtcttagccccaagtcaggctctgtattgacagctcagagcctggacccagctttggattctgtctccctctctgtctgcccctctcctgctcatgctctgtcactctcctttctcaaaataaataaacattaaaaaaatttttttttaattctgaaaaccCTAAAATAAGTGTGCCTCTGTGTACATAAgtatttcactgagaaaaaaaaaatttcagactaATTGTTGAGGGCTGGGAAACTTTGAGGCACCTCTACTCTCTCTAAGGCTTCTGTTAGGTAAATTTCctgggacttttttcttttcttagagaaTATGTTTACACATAGTTGAAATGATTGTAAAACTACcttttgaattataatttttattcttatcatTAACATACTGATGTATCTCTTTTTATAATGTCAATCATATTTAAGTAGCTAATACTATTTGTATAGTTACAGCAATTTACTTCACAATCCCCTTTGTTAGGTTCTTTCAATATTGACACTAAGTTggaaatttctctatttttttctaagcttctatttttttcacatatttatatgtcaattataattaCTGCCCTAAGTATTTTCTATTATCCTATTATCTCTGAGATCCcagtttttttcagtaattttatgGGTTCCCTATGTAGTAAGATTGACACTTAGCTGCTATTTGATTCAGCATTTTCACCATTTTCAGGTATAtatctcattctgttttttattttccatgttaaGAACTTACACATTTTTACTTACTGAAATGTACTGTAAAATTGTTGCCAATGATTCACCACCAATCTGAAATCTACTACTTTGTGGTATTATATAAATGTTGTCCaccaagttttccatttcttttaaaacaattgtaTTAAGTGAGGGCCTGATAGTGTCAAAGATGGTCTCAAATGCTAAACACAAAACTAATGAATCCCAGACGCTGCCCTGGCTTCAAATATcagttgagaaaaagagataattataaaataacaattCCAATAAAtgtggctttttgttgttgttgttgttgttgttgccaagGATAGAGATGGATCACCTGAGTGTAAAGGTAAGAACTTTTTAATGAAtgactttccttccttctttcgcTCTCCTTCAGGATCATGCTTTTCTTGAGACTCAACTCATAGATACATAAAACCATCTCTGTGTGTTCCTGCCTCCCAGGGTGGAaccatttctgtcattttctaaGGTGTGAGTGCACTGAGGTAACATTCCCTGGATTTCCTACCTTTTATCCCCATCTAGACAACTGCTGTTTCCCAACTCATTCACAATGCTTTGAATCAtattttctctcaaagtaaacaaaaacaataaatagctAGCATATTATGAGAGCTGAGTTCCAGCcactgttttacatattttagatcCATCGATCCTCATAAAAGCCTAAGAGGTAAGTTaatatattttcccctttgtaGGTGAGACTCAACTAAGGcacagaagaatttaaaaattctcccGGGTTCAACTAGTAAGAGTCAGAGCTTGGATTTAAGCCCAGGCAGCCTAGCTCCAGATGTGATACCTTCAGTTAATATATCTTATGTCAGGCAAAGATTTGTAAACACTTCAACAATGAATAACTGTTTCACACTAtgggaaaaaaacacataaatttcCATAACACCTCTCGATTCTAATGGGCCTGTGCTGTCAGGATCGAATTCAAGACTCATGAGACTGGCTGGTACTGGGCCACGTGGCCAGCTTTGAGGGAGGCCTGCACGAGATGCAGCCTGGGACCAGAGACCGGAGGCAGGAGGGCAGCCAGCCAGGGAGACTCACTCTGTCGTCCTCACTTAGTCCCGCTACCACTTGTCTTCTAGTTGAGCCGACAGTGACCGTGTTTCCCTCGAAGACGCAGCCCCTGCAGCACCACAACCTCCTGGTCTGCTCCGTGAATGGTTTCTATCCAGGCCACATTGAGGTCAAGTGGTTCCGGAACGGCCAGGAGGAGGAGACTGGGGTCGTGTCCACAGGCCTGATCCGTAATGGAGACTGGACCTTCCAGACCCTGGTGATGCTGGAAACAGTTCCTCAGAGTGGAGAGGTCTACACCTGCCACGTGGAGCATCCAAGTCGCACGAGCCCTATCACCGTCGAGTGGAGTGAGAAGCTTTCTGATCCCATAAGTTCCTCACACAGCAGGGAGGGGACTTTGCTTTCCCTGAGTGTTaggtctctcctctccccacatcATACTGTCATTTGCTCCATGTTCTCCTCACCACAGGTCCCTGGGGGTAGCCAAGTGATTGTTTCCACAAAGACCTTACTCCTTGGGAGACAGTTATGCCTGGCAGGCAGAAAGAGGTCATGCCTGTTTTGAGCCTCCCTGTGATATCACAGTTCACGGTTCCCCCTTGACCCTGGGCACCAGCCCCCCACCTCGGGTTGGACTTGTGCTTTTGGCACTGTTGCTCTGAGTTACCCATTGTGACCTAAAAAGAGGTACGTCATCTACAATGTAGGGACCTTCCTGACATGAGGAGAGTCCAATCTCACCTCAGGTTTCTATTAGCTGTGTTCCCCTGGACAAGCTACTTAAACCTCATGGAGTCCCACGCTCCTCCTCCATCAAATGTTGAAGTAGTGCATTTAACAGAGCTGTGATATTTAAAACGACTTCATTGCCTGAGTCTATTATATATTCAGtgtgatttttaaatctcttttatgGTAACGTCCAATTATTCTAGTACCTTCAGGCAGACTTCTTCCCCCATTCTCAACGCTCTGAATCTGGGTCTCAGTTGGAGAAGGAGGACTAGGGATAAACATCACTACAACTAGCTTCTTCTCTCAGGGATACAGTCTGACTCTGCACAGAGCAAGATGCTGAGTGGAATCGGGGGCTTTGTTCTGGGTCTGCTCTTCCTTGCATTGGGTCTGTTCATCTACTTCAAGAGTCAGAAAGGTAAGGCACCTGTTGGTAATTGAGACTCCCCGTAGAATTTTTAGGGGAAGAAATATggcttttttaaagttatttctctGTGCATCAGTGGCTCTTTATAAAACATCTCTTTAACCTGGAAATTTCCTGGAAATCCAGACATGGAGATCTTGGGTAGAATCCCAGGGGCAAATGCAGAAGGAACCACTAATGAAATCACAGTGGATTTGTATGACAGAAATTTCATGGGTCACCCCTCTCACTTTCTGCTCTCCTCTCAGCCCTGCCATCATGTGATGTGGGTGGTGGTGTTAGAGAAGTCTGAGGAGTGGTCTCTGGGGCTGGGGACATTGTATCTGGGGACAGACTTGCCGCCATACTTTTAA
This window contains:
- the LOC123608209 gene encoding DLA class II histocompatibility antigen, DR-1 beta chain-like translates to MACLWFPRGFLMAALMVMLMVLSPPLAWARDTPPHFLTMWKFECHFTNGTERVRFLARYFYNREELARFDNEVGEYRAVSELGRPAAKYWNGQKEVLERKRTAVDRFCRHNYGVGESFTVQRRVEPTVTVFPSKTQPLQHHNLLVCSVNGFYPGHIEVKWFRNGQEEETGVVSTGLIRNGDWTFQTLVMLETVPQSGEVYTCHVEHPSRTSPITVEWRIQSDSAQSKMLSGIGGFVLGLLFLALGLFIYFKSQKGHSGLPPTGLLS